The following are encoded in a window of Penicillium oxalicum strain HP7-1 chromosome II, whole genome shotgun sequence genomic DNA:
- a CDS encoding Serine/threonine-protein kinase atg1, whose protein sequence is MASQLPRRSRETPRLEMAIGPYTRHNKIGQGSFATVYQGVHTKTRTFVAIKSVNLSKLNKKLKDNLSSEIDILKGLHHPHIVALIDCHESTSHIHLVMEFCALGDLSAFIKKRDTLYDHSSTKDMIAKYPNPPGGALNEVVVRHFLKQLSSALHFLRERDLIHRDIKPQNLLLCPAPTSYQSGSAQVVPYKGSDDSYEPMTGLETLPMLKIADFGFARSLPATSLAETLCGSPLYMAPEILRYEKYGAEADLWSVGTVLYEMVVGRPPFRATNHVELLRKIEKGEDRIRFPEENPASDDMKKLIRSLLKRNPVERLNFPEFFKSKVITDPIPGLVADDLPQDRRRPSADVTRGLLPARTDQRSVKTPTNEHHSPRELPYTTDQEERRTLVPSHRPKPPRQQSETSPSATPMQRVGSADRPSSAVVKEMPRGNTPPQRPPAVSHATAPGRQETLTRDSPPGTLERRSSRRTHAASPKVGRVEKTVEERERAAQEVAFERDYVVVEKRAVEVNAFADELAHSPRIQAGLARGSGGSMPRRATTQGLPSTGSTSPHFASKAMQIIPSRARADSIHQRQHSYERRYGQSPTSATSAISKALNMASGRLFGMGFSPPLALTKGGRSPPLAYNPFPAYPAAQASLMLTGDGGAKNSATVDEDCRAVQTIEECATRSDVVYGFAEVKYKQLIPLAPSAVTDPAVSNEDPQDLADDGLTVDALVTLSEEALVLYVKALSLLARSMDIAGAWWTRKNREDGYGDAPHRNDNTAIAGARINNVVQWVRSRFNEVLEKAEFVRLKLIENQKRLPPDHPSHPGNHAAGSTVASSGSGDVAVSPGVTAERLMYDRALEMSRTAAISELTGEDLAGCEIAYVTAIRMLEAVLEEDGLRASAGQSTSQSSQSADKRTVEGLEGEDRQVIVKLVSSMRGRLAALRKKLVILSKRPSAATPTMTSGRFPSSNLVPVAHATGATPPR, encoded by the exons ATGGCATCTCAACTTCCACGACGGTCACGCGAGACCCCTCGACTGGAAATGGCCATCGGTCCTTACACTCGACACAACAAGATCGGTCAAGGAAGCTTTGCCACTGTCTATCAGGGCGTTCACACG AAAACTCGTACCTTTGTGGCCATCAAATCAGTCAATCTCTCCAAGCTGAACAAGAAACTGAAAGACAACCTTTCCTCCGAAATTGACATTTTGAAAGGCCTCCATCATCCACACATTGTCGCACTCATCGATTGCCATGAGTCCACATCCCATATCCATCTCGTGATGGAATTCTGTGCTCTTGGAGATCTCTCCGCCTTTATCAAGAAAAGAGATACCTTATACGATCATTCCTCCACCAAGGACATGATTGCCAAATACCCCAATCCCCCCGGCGGGGCCCTCAACGAGGTGGTCGTGCGGCATTTCCTCAAACAACTATCCAGTGCCCTGCATTTCCTGCGCGAACGAGATCTCATCCACCGGGACATCAAGCCGCAGAATCTCTTACTATGCCCCGCGCCTACCTCGTACCAGAGCGGGTCTGCACAGGTTGTCCCCTACAAAGGGAGTGATGACTCTTATGAACCAATGACGGGGTTGGAGACGCTCCCTATGCTCAAAATTGCTGATTTTGGCTTTGCACGATCTTTACCGGCGACCTCCCTGGCCGAAACTCTCTGTGGCTCGCCACTCTATATGGCTCCGGAGATCTTGCGATACGAGAAGTACGGTGCTGAGGCTGATCTTTGGTCTGTGGGCACGGTACTTTACGAGATGGTTGTTGGACGGCCGCCGTTTCGCGCGACGAATCATGTCGAGTTGCTTCGAAAGATTGAAAAAGGGGAAGATCGAATACGCTTTCCTGAAGAGAACCCGGCATCGGACGACATGAAGAAGCTCATTCGGAGTCTCTTGAAGCGCAACCCCGTGGAGAGACTGAATTTCCCAGAGTTTTTCAAGAGTAAGGTGATCACGGATCCGATTCCAGGACTCGTTGCGGACGATTTGCCCCAGGATCGCCGGCGTCCCTCCGCAGATGTCACCCGTGGGCTGCTGCCTGCTCGCACGGATCAGCGCTCTGTAAAAACACCGACGAATGAGCATCACTCTCCGAGAGAATTGCCGTATACCACCGACCAGGAGGAACGAAGGACCCTggttccatctcatcgaccgAAGCCGCCACGGCAGCAGTCAGAGACCTCCCCCAGCGCGACTCCCATGCAGCGCGTGGGAAGTGCCGATCGTCCATCTTCGGCGGTCGTGAAAGAAATGCCACGAGGAAACACGCCCCCTCAACGGCCACCCGCTGTGTCACATGCCACGGCCCCTGGCCGTCAAGAGACGCTGACCCGTGACAGCCCGCCCGGCACGCTGGAGCGACGGAGCAGTCGCAGAACGCATGCTGCATCGCCCAAGGTCGGCCGGGTCGAGAAGACTGTCGAAGAACGAGAGCGCGCCGCTCAAGAAGTGGCATTTGAGCGCGACTATGTTGTGGTCGAGAAACGTGCCGTGGAAGTCAACGCGTTTGCGGACGAGTTGGCGCATAGCCCACGGATCCAGGCCGGGCTTGCTCGCGGTTCGGGGGGCTCTATGCCGCGACGTGCCACGACGCAGGGACTTCCCTCGACAGGGTCGACGTCCCCGCACTTTGCGTCAAAGGCGATGCAGATTATCCCCAGCCGCGCTCGGGCAGACTCGATCCACCAGCGTCAACATTCCTACGAGCGAAGGTACGGACAAAGTCCGACATCTGCAACTTCTGCGATTTCAAAGGCCCTCAATATGGCCAGCGGTCGTCTGTTTGGAATGGGGTTTTCGCCTCCGCTGGCATTAACTAAAGGCGGCCGATCCCCTCCGCTTGCTTACAATCCGTTCCCCGCCTACCCTGCGGCGCAAGCCAGCCTGATGTTGACGGGGGATGGAGGCGCCAAGAATAGCGCAACCGTTGACGAAGACTGCCGCGCGGTTCAGACCATTGAGGAATGCGCCACGCGGAGTGATGTCGTGTATGGCTTTGCAGAGGTCAAATACAAGCAATTGATTCCGCTGGCTCCATCGGCTGTGACAGATCCTGCGGTCTCAAATGAGGATCCTCAGGATCTGGCTGACGACGGATTGACCGTTGACGCTCTTGTCACGCTATCCGAGGAGGCTCTGGTGCTTTACGTCAAGGCCTTGTCTCTACTGGCAAGATCGATGGATATCGCTGGTGCTTGGTGGACACGAAAGAACCGAGAGGATGGCTACGGTGACGCTCCCCATCGCAACGACAATACTGCCATTGCGGGTGCTCGAATCAACAATGTCGTCCAGTGGGTTCGAAGCCGGTTCAACGAGGTTTTGGAAAAGGCCGAATTTGTGCGTCTGAAGTTAATTGAGAATCAGAAGCGACTGCCACCAGACCACCCTAGTCATCCTGGAAACCACGCCGCGGGGTCTACAGTCGCCTCAAGCGGGTCGGGCGACGTGGCCGTGAGCCCCGGTGTGACCGCTGAGAGGCTGATGTACGATCGCGCTCTGGAGATGAGTCGCACGGCGGCTATCAGTGAGTTGACTGGCGAGGATCTCGCGGGATGCGAGATTGCCTATGTGACGGCTATCCGAATGCTGGAGGCGgtgctggaagaagatggccttCGGGCTTCCGCCGGCCAATCCACAAGCCAATCATCCCAGAGTGCCGACAAGAGGACCGTCGAAGgcttggagggggaagatcGACAGGTGATCGTCAAGT TGGTATCTAGCATGCGAGGTCGGCTCGCCGCTCTTCGGAAGAAGCTGGTTATTCTTTCGAAGCGACCTTCAGCTGCCACCCCGACGATGACCAGCGGGAGATTTCCGTCGTCCAACCTGGTGCCCGTGGCGCATGCGACCGGAGCAACGCCGCCTCGATGA
- a CDS encoding Diphthamide biosynthesis protein 4 has protein sequence MSPPQTDYYQILSLPYTSSSADLSKQEIKIAYHKALLKNHPDKARAVARDTDLDGSISGMTISSTRPVNKASGHRIYTIDEITTAYKTLSDSTLRAEYDRALRLDRLKAAEREKTGDVFHTGLEIVDLEDLELEKEADHGEIVVGCRGCSLWLKVLFAVEDDG, from the exons ATGTCTCCCCCTCAAACAGACTACTATCAAATCCTCAGTCTACCCTACACATCCTCATCCGCCGATCTCTCCAAGCAAGAAATCAAAATCGCCTACCACAAGGCCCTCCTCAAGAACCACCCGGATAAAGCCCGCGCCGTCGCACGCGATACCGACCTCGATGGGTCTATCTCTGGCATGACCATCTCTTCCACCAGACCCGTCAACAAGGCCTCCGGTCACCGGATCTACACCATTGACGAAATCACCACCGCATACAAGACCCTCTCCGACTCCACGCTCCGCGCTGAATATGATCGTGCCCTACGACTGGATCGATTGAAAGCTGCAGAGCGGGAGAAAACAGGGGATGTCTTTCACACGGGACTTGAGATTGTTGATTTGGAGGATCTG GAACTAGAGAAGGAGGCGGATCATGGTGAAATTGTTGTGGGCTGTCGTGGATGCAGTCTATGGTTGAAAGTGCTGTTTGcggttgaggatgatggatga
- a CDS encoding C2H2 finger domain transcription factor sebA, whose protein sequence is MDGSYTVNSTPVQNQPSYGYYSDATSQQGSYGSQPQDMSYFGQMQFPGQQCAETQQIYSTQPVMNMHQMATTNAFRGAAGMNMTPIASPQPSQIKPAIFVQQGSPALMPIDTRFINGEMYTFPSTPPLSTSGSSVSSPPSANGSLNTPVHESFFCFDKVEGVKEGCEGDVHTELLASSDWSRCDSPPMTPVFIHPPSLNASQTSDLLSATSCPSLSPSPSPVPSEFLTHSQALTVGSVSSINSNFCDPRQLTVEPSVNVHAPQDLPPLPTLTCDEEAPRAVLGSASLTLPVNENPSPSFTASTEDPLGVLPTFDSFSDLDSDDELNRLVEFHPATSAAYLGGKRQRLGQYIIEDDGFLSEHSLEDSDDHDVFVPSGLPTFEWTESTRHQIGETEELDQPETKSKKRSSRKSARKNSDVEMEDEPVKPMAGAHSECSGPSVGSPCTDSEPAPVSVNRRGRKQSLTDDPSKTFVCTLCSRRFRRQEHLKRHYRSLHTQDKPFECNECGKKFSRSDNLAQHARTHGGGSVVMGVLDPSEAGMSFDDQRDAGALGRVMYEAAQSTDSEDSAAMDRRAAKKRKRD, encoded by the exons ATGGACGGATCATACACCGTGAACTCGACTCCGGTCCAGAACCAACCTAGCTATGGATATTATTCAGATGCCACTTCCCAGCAGGGCTCTTATGGCAGCCAACCACAGGATATGTCGTACTTCGGGCAAATGCAGTTTCCCGGCCAGCAATGCGCGGAGACCCAGCAAATTTACTCAACACAGCCTGTGATGAACATGCATCAGATGGCTACCACCAATGCCTTCCGTGGCGCAGCGGGTATGAATATGACTCCCATTGCTTCGCCGCAACCTTCGCAAATCAAGCCTGCCATCTTTGTGCAGCAAGGATCCCCTGCGTTGATGCCTATTGATACCCGATTCATCAATGGCGAGATGTACACGTTTCCTTCAACGCCACCTCTGTCCACCTCGGGAAGCTCGGTCAGCAGCCCTCCCTCGGCCAACGGTAGCCTGAACACTCCCGTTCACGAGAGCTTCTTTTGTTTCGACAAGGTCGAAGGTGTTAAGGAAGGATGTGAGGGTGACGTGCACACCGAGCTTCTGGCCAGTTCAGACTGGTCCCGCTGTGATTCCCCGCCCATGACACCTG TGTTCATCCACCCGCCTTCACTCAACGCCAGCCAGACATCTGATCTTCTGTCGGCAACCTCTTGCCCCTCGCTCTCCccgtctccttctcctgtCCCATCCGAATTCCTCACTCACTCCCAGGCGTTGACCGTCGGTTCAGTGAGCTCTATCAACTCCAACTTCTGCGATCCCCGCCAGCTCACCGTTGAGCCCTCGGTGAATGTCCACGCTCCTCAAgatcttcctcctctgccCACGTTGACTTGCGATGAGGAGGCCCCTCGCGCGGTCTTGGGCAGCGCCTCTTTGACCTTGCCCGTGAACGAGAacccttccccctctttcacTGCTTCCACCGAGGACCCCCTGGGTGTCCTGCCCACCTTTGACAGCTTCTCTGACCTAGACTCCGATGATGAACTGAACCGCCTGGTTGAGTTCCACCCGGCTACCAGCGCTGCGTACCTCGGCGGCAAGCGCCAGCGATTGGGACAGTACATcattgaggatgatggattctTGAGTGAGCACAGTCTCGAAGACTCTGACGACCACGATGTGTTCGTGCCCAGCGGCCTCCCCACATTTGAGTGGACCGAGTCAACTCGGCACCAGATTGGCGAAACCGAGGAACTCGACCAGCCCGAGACCAAGTCGAAGAAGCGCAGCAGCCGCAAGAGTGCTCGCAAGAACTCTGATGTGGAGATGGAAGACGAGCCTGTCAAGCCCATGGCTGGAGCGCACTCTGAGTGCAGTGGTCCATCTGTAGGCTCTCCCTGCACTGACTCCGAACCCGCCCCCGTCTCCGTTAACCGTCGCGGCCGCAAGCAGTCGTTGACGGATGACCCGTCCAAAACCTTTGTCTGCACCCTGTGCTCTCGCCGCTTCCGCCGCCAAGAGCATCTCAAGCGCCACTACCGCTCTCTGCACACCCAAGACAAACCCTTTGAGTGCAATGAGTGTGGCAAAAAGTTCTCCCGCAGCGACAACCTCGCCCAACACGCTCGCACTCACGGCGGCGGCTCTGTCGTCATGGGTGTTTTGGATCCCTCGGAGGCTGGAATGTCATTTGATGACCAGCGTGACGCCGGTGCCTTGGGGCGAGTCATGTACGAGGCTGCCCAGTCTACGGATTCCGAGGACTCCGCTGCCATGGATCGTCGGGCTGCtaagaagcgcaagcgtgaTTAA